The following coding sequences lie in one Posidoniimonas polymericola genomic window:
- a CDS encoding DUF1592 domain-containing protein, translated as MRLAPFSPGGAAVSGAVSLLLAIAAWFAVASVAAASDASGPPDGKAIYSERCAACHGDDGQGTDSYPSALAGDLPVSRLAEVITDTMPEGEPEQCTGADAEAAARYLYDAFYSPIAQARLRPPRVKLSRLTTRQHQQTLVDLAQSFAWRPKRDGQQGLAATFYEGPGADANRKSAERIDPRVDFSLIDSGLFSKEFLFPPEDTSLEPIPRANKHSVVMLWQGGVRAPETGPHEFIVETNAGFTLHINDHREPIIDGRVKSGDSNGGRARINLVEGRTYHVRLSVTRVHEEDVTVELRWKTPTGVEELIPARALSPHESPELLIIDAPLPPDDQSEGFVRAANVSAQWDDAVTRVALETADRLVKALPELRKLPDDRGQAKEKAREFCLEFADRAFRHPLSDEQRRRHVDAFFDADLSWRQAAKLSLLTTLKSPYFLYPELGTAGAEPDWRVASRLALTLWDSTPDEPLNLLARRGKIHTRDQALEQAHWMLEDPRAEAKLVQFFRNWLEMNIPEPLRRDSETYAGFSSRVADDMRTSLELFVLDLLLSESTDFRQLFLSQEFYLNDRLATFLGAEPPISEELGDDEFHRVTLEPDDRAGVVTHPFVVANHAYYRETSPIHRGVFLARHILGRALRPPPVAVAPTAPDLHPDMTTRERVALQTSPPECQHCHVMINDLGFSLEQFDAVGRLRDQEHGKPIDPSGGYVTTDGQEHEFQHARELAHFLADSRDVQRAFVIQLFEHLAKQPIMAYGEDTPDVLMQRFEEHGFSIRNLAAEIAATIAVPPSPPSSGPQG; from the coding sequence ATGCGACTAGCACCTTTCAGCCCAGGCGGAGCCGCGGTGAGCGGCGCGGTATCGCTGCTGCTGGCGATCGCGGCGTGGTTCGCGGTTGCGTCGGTCGCCGCGGCGTCGGATGCTAGTGGGCCGCCGGACGGCAAAGCGATCTACTCCGAGCGGTGCGCCGCCTGCCACGGCGACGACGGCCAGGGGACCGACAGCTACCCCTCGGCCCTGGCCGGCGACCTGCCGGTGTCACGGCTCGCCGAGGTCATCACCGACACCATGCCGGAAGGGGAGCCGGAGCAGTGCACCGGCGCCGACGCGGAGGCGGCGGCCCGCTACTTGTACGACGCGTTCTACTCGCCGATCGCCCAGGCGCGGCTGCGGCCGCCGCGGGTCAAGCTCTCGCGACTCACCACGCGGCAGCACCAGCAGACGCTCGTGGACCTGGCGCAGTCGTTCGCCTGGCGGCCTAAGCGGGATGGCCAGCAGGGTCTCGCCGCCACGTTCTACGAGGGGCCGGGCGCCGACGCCAATCGGAAGAGCGCCGAACGCATCGACCCGCGGGTCGATTTTTCCCTGATTGATTCGGGGCTGTTCAGCAAAGAGTTCTTGTTCCCGCCCGAAGACACGAGCCTCGAGCCGATCCCCCGGGCGAACAAGCACTCGGTCGTAATGCTGTGGCAGGGGGGCGTGCGGGCGCCGGAGACCGGCCCCCACGAATTCATCGTCGAGACCAACGCCGGCTTCACGCTGCACATCAACGACCACCGCGAGCCGATCATCGACGGCCGCGTCAAGAGCGGCGACTCGAACGGCGGCCGCGCGCGAATCAACCTGGTCGAGGGCCGCACGTACCACGTCCGCCTCAGCGTGACGCGAGTCCACGAAGAGGACGTCACCGTAGAGCTGCGGTGGAAGACGCCGACCGGCGTCGAAGAGCTGATCCCCGCCCGGGCGCTGTCGCCGCACGAGTCGCCCGAGCTGCTCATCATCGACGCGCCGCTGCCGCCCGACGACCAGAGCGAGGGCTTTGTGCGGGCGGCAAATGTCTCGGCCCAGTGGGACGACGCCGTCACCCGCGTCGCACTCGAGACCGCCGACCGGCTCGTCAAGGCGCTGCCCGAACTGCGTAAGCTGCCCGACGACCGCGGCCAGGCGAAGGAGAAGGCGCGGGAGTTCTGCCTCGAGTTTGCGGACCGCGCGTTCCGCCATCCTCTGAGCGACGAGCAACGCCGGCGGCATGTCGACGCGTTCTTCGACGCCGACCTCAGCTGGCGCCAGGCTGCCAAGCTGTCGCTGCTCACGACGCTCAAGTCGCCCTACTTCCTGTACCCCGAGCTCGGCACGGCCGGCGCCGAGCCCGACTGGCGGGTCGCGTCGCGGCTGGCGCTGACGCTGTGGGATTCAACGCCCGACGAGCCGCTCAACCTGCTCGCCCGCCGCGGCAAGATCCACACCCGCGACCAGGCGCTCGAGCAGGCCCACTGGATGCTCGAGGACCCCCGCGCCGAGGCCAAGCTGGTGCAGTTCTTCCGCAACTGGCTCGAGATGAACATCCCCGAGCCGCTGCGGCGTGACTCGGAGACCTACGCTGGGTTCTCTAGCCGCGTCGCCGACGACATGCGGACCTCGCTCGAGCTGTTTGTGCTCGACCTGCTGCTGAGCGAGTCGACGGACTTCCGGCAGCTGTTCCTTTCGCAGGAGTTCTACCTCAATGATCGGCTCGCGACCTTCCTCGGCGCCGAACCTCCGATCTCCGAAGAGCTGGGCGACGACGAGTTCCACCGCGTGACTCTTGAGCCCGACGACCGGGCCGGCGTCGTGACCCACCCGTTTGTGGTCGCCAATCACGCGTACTATCGCGAGACCTCGCCGATCCACCGCGGCGTGTTCCTCGCTCGGCACATTCTCGGCCGCGCCCTGCGGCCGCCGCCCGTGGCGGTCGCGCCCACAGCGCCCGACCTGCACCCCGACATGACCACCCGCGAGCGCGTCGCGCTGCAGACCAGCCCGCCGGAGTGCCAGCACTGCCACGTGATGATCAACGACCTCGGCTTCAGCCTTGAGCAGTTCGACGCCGTCGGCCGGCTCCGCGACCAGGAGCACGGCAAGCCGATCGACCCGTCCGGCGGCTACGTCACGACCGACGGCCAGGAGCACGAGTTCCAGCACGCCCGCGAACTGGCCCACTTCCTCGCCGACAGCCGCGACGTGCAGCGGGCGTTTGTGATCCAGTTGTTCGAGCACCTCGCCAAGCAGCCGATCATGGCCTACGGTGAGGACACGCCAGACGTGTTGATGCAGCGGTTCGAGGAGCACGGGTTCAGCATCCGCAACCTCGCCGCCGAGATCGCCGCGACCATCGCGGTCCCCCCGAGTCCACCGTCCTCAGGTCCCCAGGGTTGA
- a CDS encoding PQQ-binding-like beta-propeller repeat protein has product MPLPRFALLFVLTALSCPVAAIAQDWPQWRGPTGDNHAAAGATAPIKWSDKTNLAWRTPIPGRGHSSPTIIGDRIYLTTADESAGTQSLLVVDKSTGKLLRETVVHKGGLPGRIHGNNSHASPTVASDGQRVFALFYQDGGAWVTAFDLAGAELWQQRVCGFDPQMYQFGFGSSPRLVDGKLIIAAEYDGPDSGIYALSPADGSQVWKAPRREGISFSTPIDVVVNGQRQLLISGAGLIAAYDASNGAELWKELAGAAATCGTMVVDPAAGLAFASGGFPNDFTLAIPLTGDHQVVWENRAKCYEQSMLLVDGYLYAVTDRGVAYCWRAEDGEEQWKKRLGGSYSASPVLVGGNIYISSEQGTTFVFRATPDRYEQLAENQLGTDCFPTTTPSSGRLYHRYGSGQGDTRQEYLAAIGE; this is encoded by the coding sequence ATGCCACTGCCACGTTTTGCGTTGCTGTTTGTCCTTACTGCACTTAGTTGCCCAGTGGCCGCGATTGCCCAGGACTGGCCGCAGTGGCGCGGTCCCACGGGCGACAACCACGCCGCCGCCGGCGCGACCGCCCCGATCAAGTGGTCGGACAAGACCAACCTCGCCTGGCGGACGCCGATCCCGGGCCGGGGGCACAGCTCGCCGACGATCATCGGCGACCGAATCTACCTGACCACCGCCGACGAGTCGGCCGGCACGCAGTCGCTGCTGGTCGTCGACAAGTCGACCGGCAAGCTGCTTCGCGAGACCGTGGTGCACAAAGGAGGACTCCCCGGGCGGATCCACGGCAACAATTCCCACGCCAGCCCCACGGTCGCCAGCGACGGCCAAAGGGTGTTCGCGTTGTTCTACCAGGACGGCGGCGCCTGGGTCACGGCGTTCGACCTCGCGGGCGCGGAGCTCTGGCAGCAGCGGGTCTGCGGGTTCGACCCACAGATGTACCAGTTTGGTTTTGGCTCCTCCCCTCGGTTGGTGGACGGCAAGCTGATCATTGCCGCCGAGTACGACGGGCCCGACAGCGGCATCTACGCGCTCTCGCCCGCCGACGGCAGCCAGGTCTGGAAGGCGCCGCGCCGCGAGGGGATCTCGTTCTCCACGCCAATCGATGTCGTCGTCAACGGCCAGCGACAACTCCTGATCAGCGGCGCCGGGCTGATCGCCGCGTACGACGCCTCCAATGGCGCCGAGCTGTGGAAGGAACTCGCCGGCGCCGCCGCGACCTGCGGCACCATGGTGGTCGACCCGGCCGCCGGCCTGGCCTTCGCCAGCGGCGGCTTCCCCAACGACTTCACGCTCGCCATCCCGTTGACCGGCGATCACCAGGTCGTCTGGGAGAACCGGGCCAAGTGCTACGAGCAGTCGATGCTGCTGGTGGACGGCTACCTGTACGCGGTGACCGACCGGGGCGTCGCCTACTGCTGGCGGGCCGAGGACGGCGAGGAGCAGTGGAAGAAGCGTCTCGGCGGCAGCTACAGCGCCTCGCCGGTGCTGGTCGGGGGCAACATCTACATCAGCAGCGAACAGGGCACGACCTTCGTTTTCCGCGCCACGCCCGACCGCTACGAGCAGCTCGCCGAGAACCAGCTCGGCACAGACTGCTTCCCCACCACCACCCCGTCCAGCGGCCGCCTGTACCACCGCTACGGCTCAGGCCAGGGCGACACCCGCCAGGAGTACCTGGCCGCGATCGGGGAGTAG
- a CDS encoding sulfatase-like hydrolase/transferase — protein sequence MYPQRLSYLQLSVLTGLVLCSGPARAQPAPAQPNIVLIMVDDAGYNEFGFSNDLFGQTRVSDTPNIDALASQATVFSQGYVSAPLCSPSRAGMLTGQYGSRFGWENNPSNDFSSTQGLVAGQLTMGNHLQSLGYTTGVVGKWHLGYQDGLNRPQDMGFDEFFGLLGGGRDYWPWPGASERSRMRRGDVDVELSWGSEGDPSLYDPTRGRYLTDAFGEESADFINRHAGSQEPFFLYTAITAPHTPIQVKQSDLDHFDGLIDDPDQKKIAALNYAADRAVGMIMDALVANGVDDNTVVVFLNDNGAPALNIGQSNSPFFGTKGQTFDGGIRVPFLMKTPGVAGQVYDQPITARDLLPTFYAMAGGDPTQLDVDGVDLTPYVNGDVATNPHDVLFWRGDDGRFAVRKGDWKLVRPLDHPFARLNNMVWDPSERTYYNGNSSNGKYQHIVDELNHELTHWEATLERPKWSSLGALVYKTEDHFVFRTDQSAVAWSTLIAWRLEESGLFATLRPEDAYANAILEFTTSDAGDYTSTNDMRRSTLREFMLNEVRFTGDYNGADNHQATINRSLDIGMVFVNNLAGEGPKLRIDATAAGAGSFDFEFDQIAYLVHDLEITGDGTQLLRLTGATMDYDAPTRITKTGSSTVALEGLIDVASGVSINEGALIVDATAAELHTAGDITLATAGSLELRQGRVRAGSLNLGGAFAMTGGELSADLVVGDLSVAGGRLAPGESIGSSLISGDLQIGPGGAVEFELSAAGGQVASDVVVVTETAVLAGAAEVIAIDGYTAAAGQVFPLLVAQSIVDSGLELTRNDAAGLDLVVINGESDMLALLDLDALPGDFNGDGSVDAADYTVWRDNQGATGAPGISGDADNGSGHGIRDGVVDQHDFNFWRTWYGIDFTAVSSVQLAPVPEPSAGMLLLASLGIVCRRSSRRVGS from the coding sequence ATGTACCCTCAGCGACTAAGCTACCTACAACTTTCTGTGCTGACTGGTCTGGTGCTCTGCTCTGGGCCCGCCAGGGCGCAACCAGCGCCAGCCCAGCCGAATATCGTCCTGATCATGGTCGACGACGCGGGGTACAACGAGTTCGGTTTCTCGAACGACCTGTTCGGTCAGACTCGGGTTTCGGACACTCCAAACATCGACGCCCTGGCAAGCCAGGCGACAGTGTTTTCTCAAGGCTACGTCTCGGCGCCGCTCTGCAGCCCGTCCCGGGCCGGCATGCTGACCGGACAGTACGGGAGCAGGTTCGGCTGGGAGAACAACCCCAGCAACGACTTCAGCAGCACCCAGGGCCTGGTGGCGGGCCAGCTTACGATGGGTAACCACCTGCAGTCGCTCGGGTACACAACCGGGGTAGTCGGCAAGTGGCATCTCGGCTACCAAGACGGCCTTAACCGACCGCAGGACATGGGTTTCGACGAGTTCTTTGGGCTGCTGGGCGGGGGGCGTGACTACTGGCCCTGGCCGGGGGCGTCGGAGCGATCGCGCATGCGGCGGGGCGACGTTGATGTCGAACTCTCCTGGGGCTCGGAAGGGGATCCCTCGCTCTACGACCCCACCCGCGGCCGCTACCTGACCGATGCGTTCGGCGAGGAGAGCGCCGACTTCATCAACCGCCACGCGGGATCTCAGGAACCGTTTTTCTTGTACACCGCGATCACTGCTCCGCACACCCCAATCCAGGTCAAGCAGTCGGACCTGGATCACTTCGACGGCCTGATTGACGACCCCGACCAAAAGAAGATCGCCGCGCTCAACTACGCCGCCGATCGCGCGGTCGGCATGATCATGGACGCGCTGGTCGCCAACGGCGTCGACGACAACACCGTGGTGGTCTTCCTCAACGACAACGGCGCCCCGGCGCTCAACATCGGGCAGTCCAACAGCCCGTTCTTCGGCACCAAGGGGCAGACGTTCGACGGGGGCATCCGCGTTCCCTTCCTCATGAAGACCCCCGGCGTCGCCGGGCAGGTGTACGACCAGCCGATCACCGCCCGCGACCTGCTGCCGACGTTCTACGCGATGGCGGGTGGCGACCCAACCCAGCTCGACGTCGATGGCGTCGACCTGACCCCCTACGTCAACGGAGACGTCGCGACCAACCCCCACGACGTGCTCTTCTGGCGGGGCGACGACGGTCGTTTCGCGGTGCGCAAGGGCGACTGGAAACTCGTGCGGCCGCTCGACCATCCGTTCGCTCGACTCAACAACATGGTCTGGGACCCATCGGAAAGAACCTACTACAACGGGAACAGTAGCAACGGAAAGTACCAGCATATTGTTGACGAGCTAAATCATGAGCTGACGCACTGGGAAGCCACGCTCGAGCGCCCCAAATGGAGCAGTCTCGGCGCACTAGTGTACAAAACCGAGGACCACTTTGTGTTCCGCACTGACCAGTCGGCCGTCGCTTGGAGCACACTAATCGCATGGAGGCTCGAGGAGAGCGGCCTATTCGCAACCCTGAGGCCGGAGGACGCCTACGCAAACGCGATCCTGGAGTTCACCACCAGCGACGCCGGTGACTACACCTCTACCAACGACATGCGCCGCTCCACCCTCCGCGAGTTCATGCTCAACGAGGTCCGTTTCACCGGCGACTACAATGGCGCCGACAATCATCAGGCGACCATCAACCGCAGCCTGGACATCGGCATGGTCTTTGTGAACAACCTCGCCGGGGAGGGTCCCAAGCTCCGCATCGACGCGACCGCCGCCGGCGCAGGGAGCTTCGACTTCGAATTCGACCAGATCGCCTACCTCGTCCACGACCTCGAGATCACCGGCGACGGCACACAACTGCTCCGCCTCACCGGCGCTACCATGGACTACGACGCCCCCACCCGCATCACCAAGACCGGCTCGAGCACGGTCGCGCTGGAGGGGCTGATTGATGTCGCCAGTGGGGTGTCGATCAACGAGGGCGCCTTGATTGTCGACGCCACCGCGGCCGAGCTGCACACCGCCGGCGACATCACGCTCGCGACGGCCGGATCGCTCGAACTCCGACAAGGCCGCGTCCGGGCCGGCTCGCTCAACCTGGGCGGCGCGTTCGCGATGACCGGCGGCGAGCTCTCCGCCGACCTCGTCGTGGGCGACTTGTCTGTCGCCGGCGGCCGCCTGGCCCCGGGCGAGTCGATTGGCTCCAGCCTGATCTCGGGAGACCTGCAGATCGGCCCGGGCGGAGCGGTTGAGTTCGAACTCTCTGCCGCGGGCGGCCAGGTGGCAAGCGATGTGGTCGTGGTCACCGAGACCGCCGTGCTCGCGGGCGCCGCCGAGGTCATCGCCATCGACGGCTACACGGCAGCGGCCGGCCAGGTGTTCCCGTTGCTGGTTGCTCAATCGATTGTTGACTCCGGCCTGGAACTCACACGCAACGACGCCGCCGGCCTGGACCTGGTGGTCATCAACGGCGAGTCCGACATGCTCGCGCTGCTCGACCTCGACGCGCTGCCGGGCGACTTCAACGGCGACGGGTCGGTCGACGCCGCCGACTACACCGTCTGGCGCGACAACCAGGGCGCGACCGGCGCTCCGGGCATCTCCGGCGACGCCGACAACGGCAGCGGCCACGGCATCCGCGACGGCGTGGTCGACCAGCACGACTTCAACTTCTGGCGGACGTGGTACGGCATCGATTTCACGGCCGTCAGCAGCGTGCAGCTTGCCCCCGTGCCAGAGCCATCCGCCGGCATGCTTCTGCTAGCCTCCCTCGGGATCGTTTGCCGCCGGAGCTCACGCCGGGTAGGATCGTAG
- a CDS encoding PEP-CTERM sorting domain-containing protein (PEP-CTERM proteins occur, often in large numbers, in the proteomes of bacteria that also encode an exosortase, a predicted intramembrane cysteine proteinase. The presence of a PEP-CTERM domain at a protein's C-terminus predicts cleavage within the sorting domain, followed by covalent anchoring to some some component of the (usually Gram-negative) cell surface. Many PEP-CTERM proteins exhibit an unusual sequence composition that includes large numbers of potential glycosylation sites. Expression of one such protein has been shown restore the ability of a bacterium to form floc, a type of biofilm.): MPRPQRLVFLSIGLLSIGWFAASAEAITRGQRNWFFDGLSHGWESPTGPASVQYGDGDGHPLDHYITYTSTGGNDLSGRLLFRNSTEWVGDYNLGGSPLYISAQYMGPDQVDLYLTITSGDTTFAVSQFLFTPLSSGYWTAGEMYFPLGEFDIDTIVKLAGDASLADVVSQVTETRLIASTSLPVMSVDGPVGDLVSGTLRVSELRFLPIPEPGSATLLFLAIGASAARRPRR, encoded by the coding sequence ATGCCGCGACCGCAACGCCTAGTTTTCCTGTCCATTGGTCTGTTGTCGATTGGATGGTTCGCCGCCAGCGCCGAGGCGATTACGCGCGGACAGCGCAATTGGTTTTTCGATGGACTCTCACACGGCTGGGAGTCGCCAACTGGCCCCGCATCCGTTCAGTACGGCGATGGTGACGGGCACCCACTCGATCACTACATCACGTATACCTCCACTGGCGGCAACGACCTCTCGGGGCGGCTGCTGTTTCGGAACTCCACCGAATGGGTTGGTGACTATAACCTAGGCGGCAGTCCGCTGTACATCTCGGCGCAGTACATGGGACCGGACCAGGTTGATCTCTACCTGACCATCACCAGCGGTGACACAACCTTCGCCGTATCCCAGTTCCTCTTCACTCCTCTCTCATCAGGCTATTGGACGGCGGGTGAAATGTATTTCCCCCTAGGCGAGTTTGACATCGATACGATTGTCAAGCTCGCGGGCGATGCATCCCTTGCCGATGTCGTGTCGCAGGTCACCGAGACCCGCCTCATCGCTAGTACATCACTACCGGTCATGAGCGTCGACGGACCGGTCGGCGACCTCGTAAGCGGAACGCTAAGGGTCAGCGAGCTCCGGTTCCTACCAATTCCTGAACCCGGCTCCGCCACGCTGCTCTTTTTGGCGATCGGGGCGAGTGCGGCACGCCGCCCCCGCCGCTAG
- the trhO gene encoding oxygen-dependent tRNA uridine(34) hydroxylase TrhO, protein MQPSVLNIAAYKFTRIESLKELRQGLRNLCQRAKLRGTILMAPEGINLFVAGDEPSVGRLLERLESHDEIGPLDVKRSFTAYQPFNRMLVKVKQEIIAFGIDGVGPGSGDSRKISPAELKQWLDEGRDFTLLDTRNDYEVKLGAFENAEVPHIDHFRDFPAAVDRFPEAWRDKPLVMYCTGGIRCEKAGPLMAMRGFRDVRQLEGGILKYFEQVGQDHYRGDCFVFDQRVAVDAALRETGAAQCYACQAILTEDEQQSPTYVKDVSCPHCYCPPEEEQAARLVERQAALDAAGDPLPGSLPYDNLRPIYVPARCDGMPLVDFLTSVAQAGSPEWWSAEVNAGRLQYAGRRVDASRRVEPGQRYDHAQPNLVEPDVNAGVELLYEDEAIVVVRKPAPLPMHPCGRFNRNTLSHLLNQVYAPQQLRNAHRLDSNTSGVVVLTRTRRMAQRLQPQFSQGLVEKRYRARVHGSPSQDTFRCTAAISKETAAAGIKLLDAEGAASETEFQVAQRFDDGTTLLDVRPVTGRTNQIRLHLWSLGLPIVGDPTYRPDGRVTKQQALDAEDPPMCLQSCSIRFTHPATEQPVEFSIGPPEWADASWRPDPKSLPLGGRVGAAVARDDS, encoded by the coding sequence ATGCAGCCCAGCGTCCTCAATATCGCCGCGTACAAGTTCACGCGGATTGAATCCCTCAAAGAGCTCCGACAGGGGCTCCGCAACCTTTGCCAGCGGGCGAAGCTCCGCGGCACGATCCTGATGGCGCCCGAGGGGATCAACCTGTTTGTCGCCGGCGACGAGCCGAGCGTCGGCCGGCTGCTCGAGCGGCTCGAGTCGCACGACGAGATCGGCCCGCTCGACGTCAAACGCAGCTTCACTGCGTACCAGCCCTTCAACCGCATGCTGGTAAAGGTCAAGCAGGAAATCATCGCCTTCGGCATCGACGGCGTCGGGCCCGGGTCGGGCGACTCCCGCAAGATCTCCCCCGCCGAACTGAAGCAGTGGCTCGACGAGGGCCGCGACTTCACGCTGCTCGACACCCGCAACGACTACGAGGTGAAGCTCGGCGCCTTTGAGAACGCCGAGGTCCCGCACATCGACCACTTCCGCGACTTCCCGGCCGCCGTCGACCGGTTTCCCGAGGCCTGGCGGGACAAGCCGCTGGTGATGTACTGCACCGGCGGCATCCGCTGCGAGAAGGCCGGCCCGCTGATGGCGATGCGCGGCTTCCGCGATGTGCGGCAGCTCGAGGGCGGCATCCTCAAGTACTTCGAGCAGGTCGGCCAGGACCACTACCGTGGCGACTGCTTCGTGTTCGACCAGCGCGTCGCCGTGGACGCCGCCCTCCGCGAGACCGGCGCCGCCCAGTGCTACGCCTGCCAGGCGATCCTCACCGAGGACGAGCAGCAGTCGCCCACCTACGTGAAGGACGTTAGCTGCCCGCACTGCTATTGCCCGCCCGAGGAGGAGCAGGCCGCCCGGCTCGTCGAGCGTCAGGCCGCGCTCGACGCCGCCGGCGACCCCCTGCCCGGCAGCCTGCCGTACGACAACCTGCGGCCGATCTACGTCCCCGCCCGCTGCGACGGCATGCCGCTGGTCGACTTCCTCACGTCGGTCGCCCAGGCGGGCTCGCCCGAGTGGTGGTCTGCCGAGGTCAACGCCGGCCGCCTGCAGTACGCCGGCCGGAGGGTCGACGCCAGCCGCCGGGTCGAGCCGGGCCAGCGCTACGACCACGCCCAGCCGAACCTCGTCGAGCCCGACGTCAACGCCGGCGTTGAGCTGCTGTACGAGGACGAGGCGATCGTCGTCGTCCGCAAGCCGGCGCCGCTGCCGATGCACCCCTGCGGCCGCTTCAACCGCAACACGCTCTCGCATCTGCTCAATCAGGTCTACGCCCCGCAGCAGCTCCGCAACGCCCACCGCCTGGACAGCAACACCAGCGGCGTGGTGGTGCTGACCCGCACGCGGCGGATGGCCCAGCGGCTGCAGCCGCAGTTCAGTCAGGGCCTGGTCGAGAAGCGGTACCGGGCCCGCGTGCACGGCTCGCCCTCGCAGGACACGTTCCGCTGCACGGCGGCTATCTCCAAGGAGACCGCCGCCGCCGGCATCAAGCTGCTCGACGCCGAAGGCGCCGCGAGCGAGACCGAGTTCCAAGTCGCCCAACGCTTCGATGACGGAACCACGCTGCTCGACGTGCGGCCGGTCACCGGACGCACCAATCAGATCCGGCTGCACCTGTGGTCGCTCGGCCTGCCGATCGTCGGCGACCCGACCTATCGCCCTGACGGCCGTGTGACCAAGCAGCAGGCCCTCGACGCCGAGGACCCGCCGATGTGCCTGCAGTCGTGCTCGATCCGCTTCACCCACCCGGCGACCGAGCAGCCGGTCGAGTTTTCGATCGGCCCGCCGGAGTGGGCCGACGCCAGTTGGCGGCCCGACCCGAAGTCACTGCCGCTGGGGGGTCGGGTTGGGGCCGCTGTGGCTCGCGATGACTCTTAG
- a CDS encoding DUF971 domain-containing protein has product MLIPSSLERTERGLRIAWSDGQVREYSARELRDACPCATCREKHAAPEPPPTMLPVLSAAEARPLSIEGMRPVGSYAYAIKFSDGHGSGLFQFDLLRELGTAIES; this is encoded by the coding sequence ATGTTGATTCCTTCTTCCCTCGAACGTACTGAACGTGGGCTCCGCATTGCCTGGTCCGATGGCCAGGTCCGGGAGTACTCGGCCCGCGAGCTCCGCGACGCGTGCCCCTGCGCGACTTGCCGCGAGAAGCACGCCGCGCCCGAGCCGCCGCCGACTATGCTGCCGGTGCTCTCCGCCGCCGAGGCCCGCCCGCTGTCGATCGAGGGGATGCGGCCGGTCGGCTCGTACGCGTACGCCATCAAGTTCTCCGACGGCCACGGCAGCGGGCTGTTCCAGTTCGATCTGCTGCGGGAACTCGGCACGGCGATCGAGTCGTAA
- a CDS encoding helix-turn-helix domain-containing protein → MTIGRPKTLDEGKQREVCALTTAGMPLAKIAAYVGCSTKTIRRLRDEDPGFDERMRRAQLGADLTPLEAMRRASGTHWRAAAWMLERQESSSRRRRRERLRAEIHAALDTALGETRELLLREATDPFAAPRIDSRLREIFHKAARSATGEPFVPAGEQNGTKVDRLDAAA, encoded by the coding sequence ATGACGATCGGACGACCAAAGACCCTCGATGAGGGCAAGCAGCGGGAGGTGTGTGCGTTGACGACCGCCGGTATGCCGCTGGCGAAGATCGCGGCGTATGTCGGCTGCAGCACCAAGACGATCCGCCGTCTGCGGGACGAAGACCCGGGGTTTGACGAGCGGATGCGGCGGGCCCAGCTCGGAGCCGACCTCACCCCGCTCGAGGCAATGCGCCGCGCGTCGGGCACGCACTGGCGGGCGGCGGCCTGGATGCTTGAGCGGCAGGAGTCGAGCAGCCGGCGCCGCCGCCGCGAGCGGCTGCGGGCGGAGATCCACGCGGCGCTCGACACGGCCCTGGGCGAGACCCGCGAGCTGCTGCTCCGCGAGGCGACCGACCCGTTCGCGGCGCCGCGGATCGACTCGCGGCTGCGCGAGATTTTTCACAAGGCCGCCCGGTCGGCGACCGGCGAGCCTTTTGTCCCCGCCGGCGAGCAGAATGGGACAAAAGTCGACCGCTTGGACGCGGCCGCCTAG